The region CCTTGACAGTGATGACGGCTTATCTGAAACACGTGTGTGCAGTAAAGAATAAAATCTTGTAACTTCTATATATTCACAGACCCACCAACTGATCTTCACATATGTGCACGAGTAGCTGGAACCCAAAAGTACAGCTACAGTGTTGAACTCATCGGCTGCTGCAACAAATGTGAActttctttctccatttctccatttttaaatcacttAAATTTGTTGCTTATATTATTTTTGTCAATGGGTTGAATGAGATATCTTGATTTTTATAAATGCAGTTTTTTCTCACCGTGGTGTCTAAGCACTGTTGAGGATCGTCtgctcagaaacacactgttgATATACTGATATACTGAAACGTAGATGGAGATGGTATTTCTATTTCTTACTTTAGGATATCaagcaagacacacacacacacacacacacacacacacacacacacacacacacacacacacacacacacagacacaacagtcCCGGTGTTGTTGGGAGTCATAGAGACTCCATTCTCTCGGAGGGAACGCCTCTGTTTATTCTCCTTTCCTCAGTCATGTATCAGGCTAAAtgagtctctctgtgtgtttattttctcagtcCTTCTGGGGTTATGTTTGAAGGGCTCTGTTGTTTATGGGGATATGATTTGCTTTTGTAAAAAAGCAGGTATGAAAAGTATAGgctgttatttgtgtgtgtgtatgcacatagCCATGGAGGGAGGGCACCAAAATGCCTCGAGCGTTTTCCACAATGACTGTTTTTCCAGTGTATTATACAGCTGCTCAGACAATAATGCCCCattgtttattgtttctttgcatgtatgtgtgtgtgtttgtgtgtgtttgtgtgcatgtctgtgtatgtatgtgtaggTACAATGGCTCTCTGCCCAACGGCGACCGAGGTCGACGTAAAAGCCGTTTTGCACTTTGTAAGAGGCCGAAGGCAAACGGGGTGAAACCCAGCACAGTTCACGTCGCCTGCTCTCCACAGGCAGCCAAGgtgaaacacacgcacacacacacacacacacacacacacacacacacacacacacacacacacacacacacagagtaacacACAATACAGTATCATTTGACCCATTTTTAAAAGGTACAATGGTTTTTACACAGTGTTTAACTGGAACATGAGAAAGAATTATAAGAGAAACAAATGTGAACAGTTCAGTGGAAAgaaactgagttttttttttttgttgttttttaacaaaGTCCTGGGAGACACATGCTCATGTGTTTCCATCAGCAGTTATAAGGTCGTCCAGAAATCCTCAAATCTATTAAATGAACAGGGGATTGTaaggggtgtgtgtatgtgtgtgtgtgagaggaccTTTGCTTTTTTTGGTTTAACATTTGCACTTAATGGATTCTCTGaggacacacactctctctcgctcacacacaggCCAGGCTTTTAGCTGCAGTAATTTAAAGAGTCTGGAAGAGTGATTGTCCTTTTCTGTCATGTGGGTGGTCCTGGTCCTGACTGACCGAAAAGACATTGAGGCTGTCGTAGGTCCAGCTAGTGACTACATAACTGAACTCCTCACCCACCCCacccttcctctgtctgtctgtctgtctgttgttcgCTGTCAGGATCAGTGAAGAGATGTCAGAGGTGTTTTTGCGATAAAGCATAGTCAGGTTCAGTCCCTGTTTACATTTCAAGTGGAGAGTTTTAGAGCATCTAAAGGatcttgtcttttgtctttctccctctctttctcccctcacTATTAATTTCCCCCTCCTTTGTTCTTTCTGCCTCAACAGGCCATAAGTAACAAAGACCAGCACAGCATCTCGTACACTCTGTCTCGAGCCCAGACGGTGGTGGTGGAGTACACCCATGACAGCAATACAGACATGTTCCAGGTATCAAGCCTCAGCTTTTATCAGAATGACTAGATTTTTACAACCAATTTACAGTCCTTGTTATTTTCCACTTCactgctgcactcacacacacctgcttaaGTAGGGGTTGGTAGCAGAACTGGACCATTGAATGTGTTAGAGCAGAGGTTTTTAAGCTGCACACAAACCAGCGTTAGACTTTGTGTTAGAGTGTAAGTGATTCAATTTTTAATGTTAGTCATCAATTATTTAAATATCAGCAGTTTCAGCATATTCATGTCGATGTCGATACACAGTTTATTGCAGCTATATTACGTTTTTTAACTCAAATACAGGCAACAATGTGCATCTAATAATCAGTAGATTGCAATATAATTGGGTCAGCTGTTTGAGATAAAGCTGGTAAAGTccttaaaacacaaatatacaaaaatcATTTAGATGaagttcaaagttcattcttgaccttggaaacaacAGTCATGAAAATAATCTCACCACAAAGTCTGTGTTAACTGTTTTCTGAGCTTTCATGTAGTTGTAGAAATTTCCCTTTTTAAGAAGCTGACATTCACTCGCGACCAGTTATGAAAAACCACCAcagtccatttagtagctgtcCCGGAGCTTTTGAACATATCACATGGTATTCATcagcagagggggaaaaaactcATTAACTcttgaaatacattttgtattgaGTGTTCAACACATAACACTGACGATGTGTCTGAGTCAGGCGTGGATTAAAGGTTTCAATTCTGCATTATCAACACACTGTTTTTCCAAAGTCAGCCTGTTCCCTGCTTGAATATAGCATTAACACTCTGGGAGGCCGCTGTGTGCGAGTAGCTGTCAGTACCCATCATCATAGTACAGAGTGTCCCCAAAGTTATTATGGGTTTTGTAGAAGTTAGCAATGCATGTGAACCAGCTGAAAACTCGTCTCCAAGGTCATCTGGCTTCATGTAGTTTAAGAAACAGTGTCTCGTGTTTTTTTCATCCACCTGTcattctttttaatttaaaataggTTCTGTATTGTACATATTCTCTATTTATTCCTTAAACagcttttgtttctgtgttttatgttcttACTCCCCACGGAgaatcatttattattgttcTTAACTAATCTTGAAATCTGTCTGGAACTCGTTATAACAcatcttcatctctgtccaCCAGATCGGTCGATCGACAGAGAGTCCCATAGACTTTGTAGTGACGGACACGGTGGCGGGCAGCCAGAGTAACGCAGACACCCAGTCGGTTCAGAGCACCATCTCCCGCTTCGCCTGCCGCATCATGTGCCAGCGCACGCCGCCTTACACTGCTCGCATCTATGCCGCAGGCTTCGATTCTTCCAAGAACATCTTCTTAGGGGTGAGCTGTGCTTCGTCTGGTGTCCCAGACACGTGTAGACGAGTGTTACGgagtgaaagacaaaaacataaaagataaaagcataAAGCACCACAAGGAAATGTGACCGAAAGACTGAGAGATGAAAGAGTCACACAGCTTGTGTTCTGGTGATATGAAAGATAAAACTCTCAGTGCAAAACCTTTAACCTGTTTTCTTTCCCCAATGATGTTGGCTTTTATTCTTtatctatttttcatttaatgtattCTTAAATTCTTGATAATTTACATTAAAGCTCCATCTTGTCATATTGATGTTTTTGCATTAACATGGTGCTGCTAAATTTTCCACTTTACCCTTTCAATCAACTGAGTGACGAGTAGAACATGGGTGTTACACACATTAGGGTCGGGACTATAAAATGAACAATTGAATTGCTCACATCCGcccatgtctttgttttcatcaggaGAAAGCTGCTAAGTGGAAGACGCCTGACAGTCAAATGGACGGGTTGACCACAAACGGCGTGCTGGTGATGCACCCTCGGAACGGCTTCACCCAGGACTCCAAACCGGGCGTCTGGAGGGAGATCTCGGTCTGCGGCAACGTCTTCACCCTGCGAGAAACACGCTCGGCACAGCAGCGGGGAAAGATGGTGAGAGaagatataaaacatgaaaagcacGTAGTACAGCATTAACTTATCGCGGTAGTCACTAGTAGTCACTCtctttttttagctctgtttttggtctccgCCACCTGCTGAGGGAAATATCCggatctttagctgctaaatgcgcCACCGAGTTcaccagctgtctgtctgctgtttggtgcttaGCAGGTAGTCAAAATCAATACGAGAGTGTTGAGAATGAGCCGGGCCAGTTGCGGGCCAGTTGCGGGCCAGGCAGctaaacagtgagctgaaactcactttAAAGCTCCGTAAAGCTCGAGGGGAtctgcagagttgggtgataattctctgtaggttcatcactatgacatATATTCACATTGTTTGCACGTTGTTATTTGATACGTTGgtattaaaaatgacataaaacgcCGAGTTGGATATCAGCTCAAACTTCTGATAGAAGCAGCTCGTCAACGTGGACAAAGTTTGAACTAGACGACCTGATTTTTCAAACTGGTTTCGTTTCAGAAAAAGCCTCTTTCTATCCTTTACAACTTTCCCATCCTTTCCTTCATCATCACACGCTCGCACCGACAGCGGGAGGATGGTCAAAGCCAAACAACACATGGAGGTTATTGGGGTGGCGTCTCCATGGCAACGGGTCCGGCTGTCAAAGTTGTGTGTAACAGGACCTTATAAGAGGATCCTCCGGCTGACGTCAGAgcctctcagccaatcacagcactCTGGCCACTTGTGGCATTTGTCTGATTGGATTCaggttgttgttgatgtgtttaattagatctttggttttttttttttaattctcctctccatcttcaccTCCCACACTGCACACATCATCAACCACAAGCTCACAGTCAGCATGTCCTCACAACATTAACCCGCCTCTTTATCTGGCGTCCCACATGCTTTCAAGTCACACCAGCGCAGCAGAAATTAACAGCTCTCTTATCTCCACCTGGCCTTTACCATACAGAGAGTTAACCACATGTGCATTATCTACTGCTATAGAAACCACTCATTATTTCACAGGTGATGGGCAGTTTAGATTGTTAGCTGTGGGCAAGCACCTATTTTTATTATGTATGGTGACAGAACATGATGGGGTTTAATTGGCTGAATGCACGCAGGAGCGAAGAACAGTCAGTGAAGTCTTGTGTTGTTCTggttgatggtgatgatgttaCAGCAGTCTTACTGTGAAGGTGTAAAGAGACAAACTAGAATCATCACACATTTCTGAATAATATGGAGTTTCACTTGCAGATGGAAAAATACAGCATTTGGAAGTTTATACTTATTGAAATGTCTTCTACAATCTCATGCCTTGTGTTCTCCTTTGAGAcagaattagaaataaaaatggaggagtgatttatattttatatttttttcgTTTCTCGAGGGCGGCTCTAATATTTCGTGACTTCATGGGAATGCTCTTAAGAAGACAGTGTACTGGCCAGCTgtgcagaggagaaagaggaagccAGGGTttgagcctctctctctctagctctctctcaTCATTCTTGAGACGTCTATTTCTGTAATTTTGCATGTGAACAACAGAGTACAGCTCTGAAAATGTGCGCCATCATCCCAGTTTTAAAAGCTAGCATGTTGTcgcttgccccccccccaaaatccTCCGCCCTGTTCCCTCTATGATGGTTAGCTATTCACCCTGCCTTTGAGTATGGCCGTTAAAGATAAGgtataaacacttttgatttcCAAACCACTTCTTTCCCAGCATACACCAGCTCTAAAACGAACAGATTGTCGGATAGCTTTGGAATCCCTTTGACCCCGAACAGTTCAGATGTTGGATTAGCGTTGTCTGTGTGTCCCGCCGCTTCTGTATCTTCCCAAACCAGTGATCCATCATTTACACCCACTTCACGCCATGACCTGTCAGCTGTGCAGCGGTGAGGTTGAAGTTGCTGTGTCTGCTGGGAACTTTCATTTGTTACACAACTATTTGCGgcacttttcatgtgaacaactgAGTGCAGCGTTATGAATGTCTGAGACTGTCTGGAAATGTGCAGCATTATCCCCATTTTTAAACCATGTCGTTTATTGTTTGCTATTAAGAATAATACAATgttatgtttatattcagtgcCGAGTAGAAGCTCTTTCAGCTTTCTAATCTAGTCTATTACCGACCCCCTTAAAACCTTTGCAAGTACACAGCTCTCTAAATGGGATAACTGCCCTTTGTTAGTGAAGGTTAACATCTGAAGGACTTTCTGATTGAATGGGAGGAAAAGAGTCGTCTCAGCAGGTTTACCAAGAAGCTCTCAAAGCTGCCTCGTACTCTACGTGTGTGTTAACAGATACCTGAGGTGTGCGGATGGATGATttttagcttttaaaaaaaCCTTGTTTAACCCTGTTTAATTAATATAAAGCCGTGAACCATGTGATGTGTCGTAGCTATTGGGAAGTTTGCTTCAGTTTTTGGATGGACTCACTCAGCTTTGCCAGCGGGGCAGCTGGTCGTCCTTCTGCAGTTTGACACAAGGTTGAAGCCAGCGTAATTAGGAATATCTTACattgcagtacacacacacacacacacacacacacacacacacacacacacacacacacacacacacacacacacacacacacacagatttttatGGAGCCTGCTGTGGGTATTGGGAAGTATAAGAGTATAGTGTTCTAGCTCCTGCTGTGTTTAATAAAAGCTTTTGTGCTGATAAATGATCCTCTTTAGTGTAATTAAACGATAACTGTGTGTGGAGGGTGGGAGTGTGTGAATCGACCCTGAGCACTAGGATCATTGAATTTGAGTGTGGTTATTTATTGATCGGGCAGACAGTTTTTCATATGGTCAACTTTTATTTCAGCTTGACGGTATGTTAATAATATAAAAGTTACTGATTTGAAATCAGCTgggcagaagaaaaacaacaactgctgaGACTCTGAGCTCAGACCCGTTGCAGCTGAGCGGCTCGCCGGCCAACGGCAGAGAGACTGTGGTTTTTCTGGgcagatgtgaatgtgtgttgttttatcaaTGTGACATGAAGAGCGCACATGCACCCAGCGAACCTTCCTGGGTTACATGAAGGTTAAAAAGCGTCACCAGCCGGCGGCAGTGTGATGCTGCTGCCGCCGCAGAAATGTGTTTGCCCCGAGACCCACAGTGACCTCAACACCAGCGCTAACATGAGTGATCTCACACAAACCCCGGGAGCTGCCCGTCCCCTCGTCTgtgtatggattttttttttcttaggctATTTCTCTTCtgctcccctccctctttcatcATCTTGTCTTTGTCCCACACTGGTTATCTCAACCTGGAACttccctctgtgtctgatcTGACCCCAGTCAAAGTGAGAGCCTCCTAAAGACTGTAGTTTAATACATTTTCCAGTAGCTTTCCGCTCGCCCCCCAAGCTCGGCTTGTTCTTTCAATTTCCTCATGTCATCTTGCCTCCAGCTGTTAGTCCCCTGCATCCTCCCTGAATCACTCTGCCGTCAGACAGAGAAATGGGAATGCTGGAGTTACACTGCCACCTACTGTGCTCAGATAAAACAACTTTACTGGACTTAAAAATCACCTAAACATTGATCAGTGTTGTATGAACCTAAgctgaaaactgaatttattgtatattattgTTGTGAGCTGAAAACAATTTGtcagttgattgacagaaaatgaatcagcaacaaTGTTGGCAATCAGTCATTTCAGTGGTTTAATCGAGCAAAAGCTGTGCAACTTTTCTCAGTTTAATGTCACTCAAATCAATATCTTTGGATTAGGATGGATGGCACCATAAAAGAAGATATTTAAAGATGTTTGACCTGAACTGCacttcacattttatcatttaaaggACAAGAAAAAGTAGGAGAAatacatgaatgaataaatacaacCATGTCCCTAAGGTCGTTCCTGGTggacaaaaactgaacaaacaatGGAGCAGATGAATGAAGAGGCTGTTTGGACATTTCTAAAAATCCTGCCTACAGCCACCACAAGTTCAAAATGTGGCTGGCTTTTAATTCTGTATGATATTTAATAACCTCATCGTATGACCTgctgtattttatattcttatAATTCTGCTGTTCTCACATCTATaactctctatctctctgcttcaggtggagacagagagtcAGGAGCTCGTCGACGGCTCTCTCATCGACCTTTGTGGCGCGACTCTGCTGTGGCGCACAGCTGAAGGCCTGTCACGCACTCCCACCCTCAAACACCTGGAGGCGCTGCGGCAGGAGATCAACGCGGCCCGCCCTCAGTGTCCCGTGGGCTTCAACACGCTGGCCTTCCCCTCGATGCGTCGCAAGGACACGCCTGACGAGAAGCAGCCTTGGGTCTACCTCCAGTGCGGCCACGTGCACGGCTACCACAACTGGGGCAACCACCGCGAGGAGAGGGAGGGCCGAGAGGGCCGGCACAGGGAGTGTCCGATGTGCCGAGCCAAAGGGCCGTACGTCCCGCTGTGGCTGGGCTGTGAGGCGGGGTTTTACGTGGACGCCGCCCCGCCCACTCACGCCTTTAACCCCTGCGGCCATGTTTGTTCAGAGAAGACGGCGGCCTTCTGGAGTCAGATCCCACTGCCGCACGGCACACACACCTTCCACGCCGCCTGCCCCTTCTGTGCCCAACAGCTGACTGGCGAGCAGGGCTACGTCAGACTCATCTTCCAGGGACCCCTCGACTAGCAGGGGCGCCCTCAGCATCCCGTGAGGGAGGCGGAGCGGGGAGTTTTCTGATTGGACACTGACCCTGCATTGAAAACGGGGACCTACCCAGatatgttttctttcctctacagttaaatataaacttttttctggactttttgtctctctcattTTTAAGTGACCTTTGTATTGCTTTTTCAtgaatgacaacaaagatttctatattttcatgtgaaaccagagacacaaaaaccaaacaaagaacACTGCTGGGtaaactttttgtgtttgtttctcggAAAGAACTTCTAACAACAGTATTTATCTAAATTACTAACATACCGTAGTGCAAACATACggtttttattcatgtttattgtTGCAATATACATCTGTGTACATCTGTTAGAGCTAATTTAAACAAAGATGTTTATTTATGGCCCAGGAACCATTGCTCCATTCTTTATCTGTCAGATATGCCTAACTTCAATActatttagcatttttaatttgaaaatacagtatattgttaaTCAGATATAAAGTTCTAGGTGTTTTCTGAGGGTTTCAGTCCGTGTCTTTCTCTCATGTTCACCTCTCAGATCTGTTTGTCGTATTTATACACCCTGTCTTCTGGCGtgctctcactgtgtgtgttaaccGTTCAGTTATACTTCTCTCTCATTAGGCATCACCATGGCCTTCTCACATTCAAAGCAATAGGTTTGGAATGGAAACCTCCTAAAGCATTATGGGAAACTGAGTCGTCTAGGCGTTTTTGtaaacactcagacagcttGAATGACAGCTCCCTCCCTTTAAAGTCCGAGTGAAACGTTTCTGTGGgtgagtgatttttttattttttttctctgatcacAGGTTAGCCATGATACCGCAGCTATGTAGCTAATGtcccacatcacacacacacacacacacacacacacacaacacacacacacacacacacacacacacactataaccAGACCTGGTCAAATACTTTTTATGATATTAAAAGTGGAAAGGAACTTGCTCATAGAAAGTGATGGTACAACAATAAGAATACAGATGTTATTAAAATGATAAGAAGTATTGCAGCAGACCAGTGTGGACAGTCTGGTTTATTCTGCTTCTCTGCTCTGGTGTTTGGGGCTTACCTGCACAGGTGCACAAACAGTAATGATCATTATTTTGCCAGATACAGTATTACAATCAGTATTAATGTTagttatttttgttgaaatgttgGCATCTTACAACAACATCCtgactgttttcaaaatgaagtaAAATGCTGACTCCTGCCAGTATTGTAAaataatgatgtgttttattttgaaaagctttgATTCACTGCACCATATTCGGGCATGATTTGAAATACTAGCCATGATTTGATCATCAATACTTATAATACTGTCACCTGAGTTGTGCAGGAAGCCTCATCCATTTCATACATCAAGCAAGCAACTAAACACACTCCACAATAAAACTGTAGCTGTTTGACTCAGGTTTGATGCACGCAAACACATGCATGGCTTCAGCTTACAATACTCTCTTCATGGATGTGCGAGTGTACTTATCAGGGCTTCGTATTCATTTGTGCTTTCCAAATAATGTATAGGAGCCGTCCCCACAGAGCATTATAGGGCTGACGAGCTCCACAGCATGAGTATAAAATATTTGGACCTCCTACTCTACTGAAAACCATGATGagttttatgtttatatatttcagCTGTTCTGTCACGGTGGTGCCATCAGATAAATCTGGTACGAGTGCCTCTTGTCTAAAACTATGAATACTAAGTATGAATActtcagtttaattaaaataaagtctgtgaggtagcaaaacaacaaaaagaaagtctCGGCTGCTGTCTGGTAAATGAAGTGGAGACGGTCCATCAAAGGTCCACTTCTGAGTAAACTTGGCTAATTTTTCTAAAGAACATTTTAAGCTtcaattattcatcatttttgtaTCAAAGTTGTGATTTTAAGAGAGCAGTTTTTTaatcacagcagctgtggttttatttgtttatagtTTGATAAATTTCTGGggcattttatgcttttattagatagaaattagaaaaatgaaacaaaaagatgGAGACATGCAACAAAGATCCCATCACCAGTCACAAACCGTAGACACTGGAGTTCATGGTCCCTGCCTCAGTGATTGCAGTGCACACGGCTTCTATCTGCTGCtggaagatcatgtgatattcTTGAAAGCTTGaaaacagctactaaatggaccctCTTGTTAGACTGTTATGTCAACTACTGTTTCTAAAGGCCAGAATGAATCCAGGTAGCAAATACAAACtaattttcacataaaaacaataaagtaaTCACACTATGCCCCTTCTCCTCCACTATAGTGGGTATAATAGTGTGACTACGTGTAGAGAAGTCGATCCTGATATTTTGAGTGAAAGCACAAATTCTCCCTGACTCCTGCCGCGTACACAGAACACATCCTGCAACGCCATGTTGGTCCActttgctcctgctgctgcagtcgGCAAGAGAAGGAGACACACACTCCAACTGTAGAAACTaaacagcagtgcagcagctttACTGGTCAGAGTCTCTTCCAAACTGTCCACAACACCTTCCTCAGTGCACAGAGCCTCTGCAGGTTTCCTTAGCgtatgtgtgaagtgtgtgtgagagtgagattGTAATTTATGTGATCATGATGATTGTATGGAGTGTCTGGTGTCTGGGTAACACGTCTtcagttagtgtgtgttcatgtgtccaCACAGTAGTTCTCCACACACAGATCATTTTCAtcagtacccccccccccccccccccccagtgctCGGACTGCAACACACCAACTCACCTCAGGGAGAAAAACAATGACCtgtgtctctcacacaaacaaacacacacacacacacactgctaaaaTCTTCTGAGGATACCTCATAAGTTAAAAAGTCTGTTCTGGATTTAAAGGTTTGTGTCTTCCCTCTC is a window of Seriola aureovittata isolate HTS-2021-v1 ecotype China chromosome 14, ASM2101889v1, whole genome shotgun sequence DNA encoding:
- the peli1b gene encoding E3 ubiquitin-protein ligase pellino homolog 1b, encoding MYSPEQENISTTASTKVPVKYGELIVLGYNGSLPNGDRGRRKSRFALCKRPKANGVKPSTVHVACSPQAAKAISNKDQHSISYTLSRAQTVVVEYTHDSNTDMFQIGRSTESPIDFVVTDTVAGSQSNADTQSVQSTISRFACRIMCQRTPPYTARIYAAGFDSSKNIFLGEKAAKWKTPDSQMDGLTTNGVLVMHPRNGFTQDSKPGVWREISVCGNVFTLRETRSAQQRGKMVETESQELVDGSLIDLCGATLLWRTAEGLSRTPTLKHLEALRQEINAARPQCPVGFNTLAFPSMRRKDTPDEKQPWVYLQCGHVHGYHNWGNHREEREGREGRHRECPMCRAKGPYVPLWLGCEAGFYVDAAPPTHAFNPCGHVCSEKTAAFWSQIPLPHGTHTFHAACPFCAQQLTGEQGYVRLIFQGPLD